A section of the Bifidobacterium sp. ESL0745 genome encodes:
- a CDS encoding extracellular solute-binding protein, producing the protein MKVSRPVGAIAAVSALAMLLAGCGGGGDAKNSGASDSNAFDKNAKTEITMGGWSLKMTPEFQKLVDGFEAEYPNVTIKLKEYSADDYDKQLTADISAGAQPDVFPLKNTVKYDTYAKSQGLADISDIAKKFASHKTYDDSMYKTKDGKYFALPYRADHWVLFYNKDMFKKTGVKEPDATWTWNDYTKAGEELKQKLPAAGYDANSVYPMYQHNWQSVVQSFALAQNGQPAEKTYLKGDFGYMKPYYERALKWQDEKLTISYNTSFTNKVQYQAQFGTQKAAMMPMGTWYAASFLSQQKTGDAQKFDWGMAPIPQNPSKKVPSTPITFGSPTGLMVSAKSKGQKLAAAKKFVEWAVGEGGADVLAKLTTTPAYIDDKITKDFFAADGMATDQKSQDAWSKFDMKLEAPVSSATDTIQTLQKTMNSSILTGTSKPDAAIKQCQDDVKNQGVLEN; encoded by the coding sequence ATGAAAGTCTCACGTCCAGTAGGCGCCATAGCAGCGGTCTCTGCGCTCGCAATGCTTCTTGCGGGTTGCGGTGGCGGCGGCGACGCGAAAAACAGCGGTGCCTCCGACTCCAACGCGTTTGATAAGAACGCGAAGACCGAGATCACAATGGGTGGTTGGTCGCTGAAGATGACCCCGGAGTTCCAGAAGCTCGTTGATGGTTTCGAGGCGGAATACCCCAACGTCACCATCAAGCTCAAGGAATACAGCGCAGATGACTATGACAAGCAGCTCACCGCTGATATTTCCGCCGGTGCACAGCCCGATGTCTTCCCGCTGAAGAACACCGTTAAGTATGATACGTATGCAAAGTCGCAGGGCCTGGCCGATATCAGCGATATCGCCAAGAAGTTCGCCAGCCACAAGACCTATGACGACTCCATGTACAAGACCAAGGACGGCAAGTATTTTGCTCTGCCGTATCGCGCCGATCACTGGGTCCTCTTCTACAACAAGGACATGTTCAAGAAGACCGGCGTCAAGGAACCTGATGCCACTTGGACATGGAATGACTACACCAAGGCCGGCGAAGAGCTCAAGCAGAAGCTCCCCGCTGCCGGATATGACGCCAATTCCGTCTATCCGATGTACCAGCACAACTGGCAGTCCGTGGTTCAGTCCTTCGCACTGGCCCAGAATGGCCAGCCTGCCGAGAAGACCTATCTCAAGGGCGATTTCGGCTACATGAAGCCTTACTATGAGCGTGCTTTGAAGTGGCAGGACGAGAAGCTGACGATCAGCTACAACACCTCCTTCACCAACAAGGTTCAGTATCAGGCGCAGTTCGGTACGCAGAAGGCCGCCATGATGCCGATGGGCACTTGGTATGCCGCTTCGTTCCTGAGCCAGCAGAAGACCGGCGATGCCCAGAAGTTCGATTGGGGCATGGCTCCGATTCCGCAGAACCCGAGCAAGAAGGTTCCTTCCACTCCGATCACCTTCGGCAGCCCGACCGGTCTCATGGTTTCGGCCAAGTCCAAGGGCCAGAAGCTCGCTGCGGCCAAGAAGTTCGTTGAATGGGCTGTTGGCGAAGGCGGCGCTGATGTGCTTGCCAAGCTCACCACCACTCCTGCCTATATCGATGACAAGATCACCAAGGACTTCTTCGCAGCCGATGGCATGGCCACCGATCAGAAGTCCCAGGACGCTTGGTCCAAGTTCGACATGAAGCTGGAAGCGCCTGTGAGCTCTGCCACTGATACGATTCAGACTCTTCAGAAGACGATGAACTCCTCGATTCTTACCGGCACCTCAAAGCCCGATGCTGCTATCAAGCAGTGCCAGGATGATGTCAAGAACCAGGGTGTTCTCGAAAACTGA
- a CDS encoding glycosyl hydrolase family 30 — MGIPMRNEDPESYVSSAHHAPKQLWTATSGDLSQRRTPIETPKIVDEAGDAITVVIDPTRQYQLWEGAGAAITDSSAALFMQSMSPEQRHDILEEMFSPSKGGFSSVRISIGSCDFSSQKYYSYDDLPEGIGTDANLDYFSIGTGEPGAPNATKDLKNVIPVLQEIMAINPAVKVMASPWSPPAWMKTNRKFEGDGRLRLGEFCGNGYRRQDTIDYVYAQYFVKFIAAYASYGIPIASVTMQNEPGNSPQWPMAIWTPEELTKWGSEYLRPCLDESFPDVEIYFADDGLRFFQRPVSDYMTPAQAQCFAGVAFHTYSGLPKWVLNGTRQFPEWKAAMSERRCMLDETVDEASHVMFGEIGTGLVRNNVGLINLWNIALDEQGFPSYAKTRGRRGVITIDSSTGKVKRNLEYFMLRNFGQDVRPGSRRVASTNHTPDGRHGGLGSVAFIEPDGQGFAGFLYNPTAEPIKAAVTFAGEGAQWRHVTVPAYGTVTFHLSYSPINTSEAPADDDFKITYTPHPADDHDERIF; from the coding sequence ATGGGCATACCAATGAGAAACGAGGACCCGGAAAGTTACGTGTCCTCTGCACACCACGCACCGAAGCAATTATGGACGGCGACCAGCGGCGATTTGAGCCAGCGCCGTACACCGATTGAGACGCCGAAGATAGTTGACGAAGCGGGAGATGCCATCACCGTGGTCATCGACCCGACCCGCCAATACCAGCTTTGGGAAGGAGCCGGCGCGGCGATCACCGATTCCAGCGCAGCGCTTTTCATGCAAAGCATGTCCCCCGAGCAGCGCCACGATATTCTCGAAGAGATGTTCAGTCCCTCGAAGGGCGGCTTCTCGTCCGTGCGCATCTCCATCGGTTCCTGTGATTTTTCCAGCCAAAAGTATTACAGCTATGACGACCTGCCAGAAGGAATCGGTACGGACGCCAATCTCGACTACTTCTCCATCGGCACAGGCGAGCCCGGTGCACCGAACGCCACCAAAGACCTCAAAAACGTCATCCCTGTGCTGCAGGAGATCATGGCCATCAACCCGGCCGTCAAAGTGATGGCCTCGCCGTGGAGCCCGCCGGCCTGGATGAAGACCAACCGCAAGTTCGAAGGCGACGGCAGGTTGCGTCTCGGTGAGTTCTGCGGCAATGGATATCGCCGTCAGGACACCATCGATTACGTTTATGCGCAGTATTTCGTCAAATTCATCGCCGCCTACGCCAGCTACGGCATCCCCATCGCTTCGGTGACCATGCAGAACGAGCCTGGCAATTCCCCGCAATGGCCGATGGCCATCTGGACGCCGGAGGAGCTGACAAAATGGGGCAGCGAATATCTGCGTCCTTGCCTCGACGAATCGTTCCCGGACGTCGAGATCTACTTCGCCGACGACGGCCTGCGCTTCTTCCAGCGCCCCGTGAGCGACTATATGACGCCGGCCCAGGCCCAGTGCTTCGCCGGCGTTGCCTTCCACACCTACTCCGGCCTACCCAAGTGGGTACTCAACGGCACCCGCCAGTTCCCGGAATGGAAGGCCGCCATGAGCGAGCGCCGTTGCATGCTCGATGAAACCGTAGACGAGGCCAGCCACGTGATGTTCGGCGAAATCGGCACCGGACTGGTGCGCAACAACGTCGGTCTCATCAACCTGTGGAACATCGCGCTGGACGAGCAGGGCTTCCCGAGCTACGCCAAGACGCGCGGCCGCCGCGGCGTGATCACCATTGATTCAAGCACCGGCAAGGTCAAGCGCAACCTCGAGTACTTCATGCTGCGCAACTTCGGCCAAGATGTGCGCCCTGGCTCACGGCGCGTGGCCTCGACCAACCACACCCCCGACGGACGGCATGGCGGCCTGGGTTCGGTCGCTTTCATCGAGCCGGACGGGCAGGGCTTCGCCGGATTCCTCTATAACCCGACCGCAGAGCCGATCAAGGCAGCAGTCACCTTCGCAGGAGAGGGAGCGCAGTGGCGCCATGTCACCGTTCCTGCTTACGGCACCGTGACATTCCACCTGTCGTATTCGCCAATCAACACGAGCGAGGCGCCCGCGGACGATGATTTCAAGATCACCTACACCCCGCACCCCGCCGACGACCACGACGAGCGCATCTTCTAG
- the manD gene encoding D-mannonate dehydratase ManD, which produces MAIEKAEVFVTSPGRNFVVLKLTTTDGIVGLGDATLNGRELVAAEYLKTIAPALIGKNEDNIEDMWQYLYKGAYWKRGPVTMAAISAVDVALWDIKGKKLGVPVYDLLGGASRKGILTYAHASGTDLPSLFDSIDMYRDMGFKATRIQYALPGIPSTYGVAASANAQAGKGEKGMRYDYEPARRTSVPVEEVWDARTYLNTIPGVFEEVRNKYGKDLILLHDSHHRLRPIEAARFGKALEPYDLFWMEDTTPAEDNQQFLRLVREHTTTPIAIGEIINSWTDYITLIEEQLIDYVRSAVTHTGGLTHMKKLMAFAELFGVKSGFHGPTDVSPVGMAANLHLDLAIPNFGIQEYMKHSDETLEVFHTSYTFKDGYLHPGNKPGLGVDFDEKLAAKYPYQPAPLPVDRLLDGTMHEW; this is translated from the coding sequence ATGGCTATTGAAAAAGCCGAGGTTTTTGTCACGAGTCCAGGACGTAATTTCGTCGTCCTCAAGCTCACGACGACGGATGGCATCGTTGGTCTTGGCGACGCGACGCTCAACGGGCGTGAACTCGTTGCCGCGGAGTATCTGAAGACCATCGCTCCTGCCCTGATCGGCAAGAACGAGGACAACATTGAGGACATGTGGCAGTACCTCTACAAGGGCGCCTATTGGAAGCGCGGACCGGTGACGATGGCCGCCATCAGCGCTGTCGATGTGGCACTGTGGGATATCAAGGGCAAGAAGCTCGGCGTTCCGGTTTACGACCTGCTTGGCGGCGCATCCCGCAAGGGCATCCTGACCTACGCGCACGCTTCCGGCACCGATTTGCCGAGCCTGTTCGACTCGATCGACATGTATCGCGATATGGGCTTCAAGGCCACGCGTATCCAGTACGCGCTGCCTGGCATCCCCTCGACTTACGGCGTCGCGGCTTCGGCCAACGCGCAGGCCGGCAAGGGCGAGAAGGGCATGCGTTACGATTACGAGCCCGCTCGCCGTACCAGCGTTCCGGTCGAGGAGGTCTGGGATGCGCGCACGTATCTCAACACTATCCCCGGCGTGTTCGAGGAAGTGCGCAACAAGTACGGCAAGGACCTGATCCTGCTGCATGATTCCCACCATCGCCTGCGCCCGATCGAGGCCGCCCGCTTCGGCAAGGCGCTTGAGCCTTATGACCTCTTCTGGATGGAAGACACCACGCCTGCGGAGGACAACCAGCAGTTCCTGCGTCTGGTGCGCGAGCACACCACCACCCCGATCGCCATCGGCGAGATCATCAACTCCTGGACCGATTACATCACCCTGATCGAAGAGCAGCTCATCGACTATGTGCGTTCGGCCGTTACCCACACCGGTGGACTTACCCACATGAAGAAGCTCATGGCCTTCGCCGAGCTCTTCGGCGTCAAGTCCGGCTTCCATGGCCCCACCGACGTTTCGCCTGTCGGCATGGCTGCGAACCTTCACTTGGATCTTGCGATTCCGAACTTCGGCATCCAGGAGTACATGAAGCACAGCGACGAAACGCTCGAAGTGTTCCACACCTCCTACACGTTCAAAGACGGCTATCTGCACCCGGGCAACAAGCCGGGCCTCGGCGTCGACTTCGATGAGAAGCTCGCCGCGAAGTACCCGTACCAGCCGGCTCCACTGCCTGTGGATCGTCTGCTTGACGGTACCATGCATGAGTGGTGA
- a CDS encoding mannitol dehydrogenase family protein, whose product MSADSVGIPQISREKNGRPAAPERIVHLGIGNFTRAHQAWYTEHAPDAAQWGIAGFTGRGPRMRDLLESQDCVYTLITSGAQNDEFEVISSLSSMHSGSDTAALRARFADPNISIVTSTVTEAGYMRAHNGDLDVANADVAADLRALKANSRADGLKTVPVRMVAGFLARRRAGVGPITVLPCDNLAGNGAAFRKVVEQAIAEVDPSLLDWTRLNVAWATSMVDRITPATTQNDIELVERVKGWHDAAPVRTEPFREWVIAGDFPSGRPAWDEAGAVITDDVTPYEQRKLWMLNGSHTTLAYCGSLFGYETVADAVADPTLRSWINEWWDLAGHYVSVPTDEYRKQLLERFENPNIRHLLLQIATDGSEKLPVRIVPAARKALKDGRSTAPAARAIAAWILFLTRFTDKLADVNKDKVVAYAKACFESDGSIDDDGVKHVVAYLDHSLASSAAFVDEVVSQIGVVSQFAAANRQA is encoded by the coding sequence ATGTCAGCAGATAGCGTAGGAATTCCACAAATCAGTCGTGAAAAAAACGGCCGTCCTGCTGCGCCCGAACGGATTGTCCATTTGGGTATCGGCAATTTCACGCGTGCGCACCAGGCTTGGTACACCGAACACGCGCCGGATGCAGCCCAGTGGGGCATCGCCGGTTTCACCGGTCGCGGCCCGCGCATGCGCGACCTGCTTGAATCACAGGATTGCGTATACACACTGATTACTTCGGGGGCTCAGAACGATGAATTCGAGGTCATCTCCTCGCTTTCGTCCATGCATAGCGGCTCGGACACCGCGGCGTTGCGGGCCCGTTTCGCGGATCCGAATATTTCGATTGTCACTTCCACGGTTACCGAGGCGGGGTATATGCGTGCCCACAACGGCGATTTGGACGTTGCCAACGCCGATGTTGCTGCGGATTTGCGGGCATTGAAAGCCAATTCGCGAGCGGACGGGCTGAAAACCGTTCCCGTGCGTATGGTTGCCGGTTTCCTTGCCCGCAGGCGTGCGGGGGTCGGCCCGATCACGGTGCTGCCCTGCGACAATCTGGCGGGCAACGGCGCTGCATTCCGCAAGGTGGTCGAGCAGGCCATCGCGGAGGTTGATCCGTCATTGCTTGACTGGACACGTCTTAACGTCGCTTGGGCCACGTCAATGGTCGATCGCATCACTCCTGCGACGACGCAAAACGATATCGAGCTTGTCGAACGTGTCAAAGGATGGCATGATGCGGCGCCGGTGCGCACGGAACCGTTCCGTGAGTGGGTAATCGCCGGTGATTTTCCGTCCGGTCGTCCCGCATGGGATGAAGCCGGAGCGGTCATCACCGATGACGTCACACCTTACGAACAGCGTAAGTTGTGGATGCTTAATGGTTCCCACACCACCTTGGCCTATTGTGGTTCACTGTTCGGCTATGAAACGGTGGCGGATGCCGTCGCCGATCCGACATTGCGTTCGTGGATCAACGAATGGTGGGATCTGGCCGGGCACTATGTCAGCGTGCCGACTGATGAATACCGCAAGCAGCTGCTTGAGCGTTTTGAGAATCCGAATATTCGTCACCTTTTGTTGCAGATAGCAACAGATGGGAGCGAAAAGCTTCCGGTTCGTATCGTGCCGGCCGCTCGCAAGGCATTGAAGGACGGACGGTCGACGGCCCCTGCAGCTCGTGCCATCGCCGCTTGGATACTGTTCCTCACCCGTTTTACCGATAAGCTTGCGGACGTCAATAAAGACAAGGTCGTTGCATACGCAAAGGCCTGCTTCGAATCTGACGGCAGCATCGATGATGATGGGGTGAAGCATGTGGTCGCTTACTTGGATCACAGCCTTGCGTCCTCTGCGGCGTTCGTTGATGAGGTTGTCTCGCAGATAGGAGTGGTAAGCCAGTTCGCGGCCGCGAATCGGCAGGCTTAG
- the uxaC gene encoding glucuronate isomerase, with the protein MVGQTDIAESVLSPDRLLPAEGLPLRVARELYESVEDLPIVSPHGHIPVEWFAQDKHFANPTDLFITPDHYVTRILHGQGVALSELGVGQSDFTDQQARNAFLMLGKHWSAFAGTPMRYWFEDSLARVFGIKKKFGPETAGAIYDELDEMLKTPEFSTRALANRFNMDFVSTTDDPVSDLKLHDKVNADPGFKPFVAPAFRPDKYLEPSRADWPQLVDALGRSADIDASTYEGFTEAMRRRRRYFKDHGAVLSDHSHADLNCERLSDGEVHLLFGEAYAGRIGAKDAARLRAHLFNDQARLAQEDGLVMTVHPAIARNYDATAFANYGADVGGDIPARAEYVEALRPLLNAYGNNPDFHFVAFTDDETVYSRELAPLAGFYPSFFIGAPWWFIDAPDSISRYFHDVVPYAGFTKLSGFIDDTRAICSIPSRHDMNRRVTASFVASLVCDRRISMEEGLEIVHNQIAVQPKHVFKLDAAEQ; encoded by the coding sequence ATGGTTGGCCAAACAGATATAGCAGAATCGGTTTTGTCCCCAGATCGATTGCTGCCGGCGGAAGGGTTGCCGTTGCGTGTTGCCCGTGAACTGTACGAGTCTGTTGAGGATCTTCCCATCGTTTCGCCGCATGGCCATATCCCGGTCGAGTGGTTTGCACAAGACAAGCACTTCGCCAATCCCACTGATCTGTTTATCACTCCCGATCACTACGTGACCCGTATTCTGCACGGGCAAGGTGTGGCTTTGAGCGAATTGGGCGTGGGCCAATCCGATTTCACCGATCAGCAGGCACGTAACGCTTTCCTGATGCTGGGCAAGCATTGGTCTGCCTTTGCCGGCACTCCTATGCGTTATTGGTTCGAGGACTCGTTGGCACGGGTGTTCGGCATCAAGAAGAAGTTCGGCCCCGAAACTGCCGGTGCGATTTACGACGAGCTTGACGAGATGCTCAAGACGCCGGAATTCAGTACGCGCGCGCTCGCCAACCGTTTCAATATGGACTTCGTTTCCACCACCGACGATCCGGTCAGCGACCTGAAACTTCATGACAAAGTCAATGCCGATCCCGGTTTCAAACCGTTCGTCGCCCCCGCCTTCAGGCCTGACAAGTATCTTGAACCTTCTCGCGCCGATTGGCCGCAGTTGGTGGATGCTTTGGGTCGCAGTGCCGATATCGATGCCTCCACTTATGAAGGCTTCACCGAAGCGATGCGTCGCAGAAGGCGGTATTTCAAGGATCATGGTGCGGTATTGAGCGACCATTCTCATGCCGATCTCAACTGCGAGCGTCTTTCCGACGGGGAAGTGCATCTGCTCTTCGGCGAAGCCTACGCAGGTCGTATCGGTGCGAAGGATGCGGCGCGTCTGCGGGCGCATCTGTTTAATGACCAGGCCAGACTCGCTCAGGAAGACGGTCTGGTGATGACCGTGCACCCCGCGATTGCCCGCAATTATGATGCCACGGCTTTTGCCAATTATGGTGCTGATGTCGGTGGTGATATTCCGGCCCGTGCCGAGTACGTTGAAGCGTTGCGGCCGTTGCTCAATGCCTATGGCAACAATCCGGATTTCCATTTTGTGGCCTTCACCGACGACGAGACCGTCTACTCTCGGGAACTGGCGCCTCTCGCCGGCTTCTATCCCTCCTTCTTCATCGGTGCCCCTTGGTGGTTCATCGACGCTCCGGACTCGATTTCGCGTTATTTCCACGACGTCGTTCCTTACGCCGGATTCACCAAGCTCTCTGGGTTCATCGATGACACCCGGGCGATTTGCTCGATTCCCTCCCGTCACGACATGAATCGGCGGGTCACCGCTAGCTTTGTCGCTTCTTTGGTCTGCGACCGCCGCATTTCCATGGAGGAAGGGCTTGAGATCGTGCACAATCAGATCGCGGTGCAGCCAAAGCATGTCTTTAAGCTCGATGCGGCCGAGCAATAA
- a CDS encoding LacI family DNA-binding transcriptional regulator, with the protein MTNDSSQQPNGNADVPNAQIAPNAPKQNVTIRDVAKAAGVAPSTVSRAFARPGRVNEATAQRIYDIADQIGYRATAIRAHTDGEHLNGMLGIVVADLSNPVFAEYTRAAQHECLSNGFGLLVLDSEENAVIERTSIHTAIQHIDGLILASSRLSDAGIRKLAQTKPLVTLNRSIRGIQSVIGDVQTGLTQAVDHLASLGHNNFTYLSGPESSWQDGVRWRTLSSICSRRHLKLRRIPSNAPTFSGGFRTGEVFLNNPTDAVIAYNDIMAIGFIAALHSRNIDVPGKVSVVGIDDVQFSSLVSPALSTVRLPRKELGTKGVTEVLSLIHHTKQSNDRKPIMLESSYVVRASTGKANPSLTSAIHA; encoded by the coding sequence ATGACAAACGACAGTTCACAGCAGCCCAATGGCAATGCCGACGTGCCGAACGCGCAAATCGCACCGAACGCACCAAAACAAAACGTCACTATCCGCGACGTGGCCAAAGCCGCAGGAGTCGCTCCTTCAACGGTTTCAAGAGCGTTCGCCAGGCCAGGACGCGTCAACGAGGCCACAGCCCAACGTATCTACGATATCGCCGATCAGATCGGCTATCGCGCCACCGCCATCAGGGCGCATACCGACGGCGAACACCTGAACGGTATGCTCGGCATCGTGGTGGCCGACCTGAGCAACCCCGTATTCGCCGAGTACACGCGTGCGGCCCAGCACGAATGCCTTTCCAACGGATTCGGGCTTCTGGTACTCGACTCGGAAGAGAACGCCGTCATCGAGCGCACGTCCATCCACACTGCAATCCAACATATCGATGGGCTTATTTTGGCCTCGTCCCGACTTTCCGACGCCGGCATACGCAAACTTGCCCAGACCAAGCCGCTGGTGACGCTGAACCGCTCCATCCGCGGCATCCAATCGGTAATCGGCGACGTACAAACCGGGCTGACGCAGGCCGTCGATCATCTTGCCTCGCTCGGGCACAACAATTTCACTTACCTAAGCGGGCCGGAATCCTCATGGCAGGATGGCGTGCGCTGGCGGACACTTTCCTCGATTTGCTCGCGGCGACATCTCAAACTGCGCCGCATTCCCTCGAACGCACCGACTTTCAGCGGCGGTTTCCGCACAGGAGAAGTGTTTTTGAACAACCCGACCGACGCCGTCATCGCCTATAACGACATCATGGCCATCGGGTTCATCGCCGCTTTGCATTCGCGTAACATCGACGTTCCCGGGAAAGTTTCGGTGGTCGGCATCGACGACGTGCAGTTCAGTTCGCTCGTCTCCCCCGCACTTTCGACCGTCCGGTTGCCACGAAAGGAGCTGGGTACGAAAGGGGTCACGGAGGTGCTGAGCCTGATCCACCACACCAAGCAGTCCAATGACCGGAAGCCAATCATGCTCGAATCCTCGTATGTTGTACGCGCCAGCACCGGAAAGGCGAATCCTTCGTTGACATCCGCCATACATGCGTGA
- a CDS encoding DUF2264 domain-containing protein, whose amino-acid sequence MKTKPFNGDVATNPLRTKADCEQALVDILTPAMRLVESGGRYGRFRMSDSGAVYSQDRTSIEGFCRLLWGLGPLFANRSNIARFPRWWRLSCDGIVHGTTPGDPDFWGDPLDDYDQLFVEMGAITAFLFETRQDFWDHLSGEAQDNILTWLDQINHHTLPKTNWLWFRQMVNTWFVHTGHREYDALVQADFDITASHYLGHGWSYDGYKNQIDNYIPFAYQFFTLMNAGLAERDNRYLHTGSDSGKRSDTNTESATTCDDVSLEIHKPADNETFETANSDDPNDTEAKRYALLKQRATAFVPSYANWFAADGACLPFGRSLDYRFAQAAFWGAAAFAGIDLPNGWTLGDIKHLLLGNLRWWFRQNIFQSDGLIPIGYAYPNMNMAEGYNGPASAYWALKTFIFLCIPETDPFWTVRESDDFKFEALKLQPEPRMLVAHSRTGLEVQSFTAGQHAPEHNHTDAKYEKYVYSTAFGFSTPKAATVLKQLACDNTLAVSESEYHWRTAFGYADYAVHGDYVYSRWEPWSDVAICNFIVPLMPWHIRVHVVDSARALHLAEGGFSMPDFGQELDGPNINAIRGVAEASSQHAGDGSFASGWDKGNNGIGSLFPETDESSTGANDDKLANNDTRTSNAFGEFGTNGAGDEGAKRAITKPTATLGSPQQSVFYRTKVGLTGLIGAEGFSLELSAPEPNTNLLYPKTRIPMQMRAIDPGHYVFVSAYLGDRELESVGDDGSISLPSVTLTGDELRIGYRGETKTVKLAELCD is encoded by the coding sequence ATGAAAACGAAGCCATTCAATGGAGATGTCGCTACGAATCCGCTACGCACAAAAGCGGATTGCGAACAGGCACTCGTCGACATACTCACGCCGGCAATGCGGCTGGTCGAAAGCGGCGGAAGGTACGGGCGATTCCGCATGAGCGACAGCGGGGCCGTCTACAGCCAAGACCGAACTTCGATCGAGGGCTTCTGCCGATTGCTCTGGGGGCTTGGGCCGTTGTTCGCCAACCGCAGCAACATCGCCCGTTTCCCGCGCTGGTGGCGGCTTTCATGCGACGGCATCGTGCACGGCACCACGCCCGGCGACCCCGATTTCTGGGGCGATCCGCTGGACGATTACGACCAGCTTTTCGTGGAAATGGGCGCGATTACGGCGTTCCTTTTCGAGACAAGGCAGGATTTCTGGGACCATCTGAGCGGCGAAGCGCAAGACAATATCCTGACCTGGCTCGACCAGATCAACCACCACACGCTGCCGAAAACCAACTGGCTCTGGTTCCGCCAGATGGTCAACACCTGGTTCGTTCATACCGGTCACAGAGAATACGACGCACTGGTGCAGGCCGATTTCGACATCACGGCCTCGCACTATCTCGGCCACGGATGGTCGTATGACGGCTACAAAAACCAAATCGACAACTATATCCCGTTCGCGTATCAGTTCTTCACGCTGATGAACGCGGGGCTTGCCGAGCGCGACAATCGCTATCTGCACACTGGTTCCGATTCCGGGAAACGCAGCGATACCAATACGGAATCTGCCACAACGTGTGACGACGTCTCCCTTGAAATCCACAAACCGGCAGATAACGAAACTTTCGAGACAGCAAATTCCGATGATCCCAACGATACAGAAGCGAAACGCTATGCGTTGCTCAAGCAACGCGCGACGGCCTTTGTACCCAGTTACGCCAACTGGTTTGCGGCCGACGGTGCCTGTTTGCCGTTCGGGCGCAGCCTTGATTATCGCTTCGCACAGGCGGCATTCTGGGGTGCGGCGGCTTTTGCCGGGATTGACCTGCCGAACGGTTGGACTTTGGGCGATATCAAACACTTGCTGCTTGGCAATTTGCGTTGGTGGTTCCGCCAGAATATTTTCCAATCTGACGGACTGATTCCTATCGGTTACGCTTACCCGAATATGAACATGGCCGAGGGCTACAACGGACCGGCTTCCGCTTATTGGGCGCTCAAGACCTTTATTTTCCTGTGTATTCCTGAAACCGACCCGTTCTGGACCGTGCGCGAAAGTGACGATTTCAAATTCGAGGCGCTCAAATTGCAACCGGAGCCGCGCATGCTGGTGGCGCACAGCCGCACAGGACTGGAAGTCCAATCGTTCACCGCCGGGCAACACGCTCCGGAACACAATCACACCGACGCGAAATACGAAAAATACGTCTATTCCACGGCCTTCGGCTTCTCGACGCCAAAGGCGGCAACCGTGCTGAAACAGCTCGCCTGCGACAATACCTTGGCCGTTTCCGAATCCGAATACCACTGGCGCACGGCCTTTGGCTACGCCGATTATGCGGTGCATGGCGACTATGTCTACTCGCGCTGGGAGCCGTGGAGCGATGTGGCCATCTGCAATTTCATTGTGCCATTGATGCCGTGGCACATCCGCGTCCACGTCGTCGATTCGGCGCGGGCACTGCATCTGGCGGAAGGCGGGTTCTCGATGCCGGACTTCGGGCAGGAATTGGACGGCCCCAATATCAACGCGATCCGAGGCGTTGCAGAAGCGTCGAGCCAGCATGCCGGCGATGGGTCATTCGCCTCCGGTTGGGACAAAGGCAACAATGGAATCGGGAGCCTTTTCCCCGAAACCGATGAGTCGAGCACCGGCGCAAACGACGACAAATTGGCAAACAATGATACCCGAACTTCCAACGCTTTTGGGGAATTCGGAACAAACGGTGCTGGCGACGAAGGTGCCAAGAGAGCCATTACAAAGCCAACGGCCACACTGGGATCGCCGCAACAATCGGTTTTCTACCGTACAAAAGTCGGGCTTACCGGGCTGATCGGCGCAGAAGGCTTTTCGCTGGAACTTTCTGCTCCCGAACCGAACACCAATCTGCTTTATCCGAAAACAAGAATACCGATGCAGATGCGCGCCATCGATCCCGGTCACTATGTATTCGTTTCTGCGTACCTCGGTGATCGCGAGCTGGAAAGCGTCGGCGACGATGGGTCGATTTCATTGCCGTCCGTGACACTGACCGGCGATGAGTTGCGTATTGGTTATCGGGGCGAGACCAAGACAGTGAAACTGGCGGAACTGTGCGACTGA